acgaaaaaaaataaaaaataaaacctaaaTCTATATTTCAGTCAAAAGTGGACCTCTTCTCATTTATCAAACATTCCTAATTTGCTCTTATGTTAAATAATAGAAAGTCCAAACAAGACGTAAGAACACTTCTTCATTAATTTTCTCACTTCATCCGCTCACATGGatgataattcattttcttcctccacACAATCACCCATCTGTGCACTCGCATAGTGCGTGCGCGATTACTAGAATCGGCTAGTGTGTATTGAACTGAGTCGAGCTCAAGTATGTTGAATTTTGTATCGAGCAAAGTTTAATAGGGAAAGATGTACTTGCTCTTATGtacaatttattgattttcgtAGTATCCAACTATGCTGTAATTGAGAAATATCAATTGGTAAGATAATTTTACTAACTTTAATATGTATAAACGAATTTAAATTAGCACATAAGTTGTTATTTGAGATTGGCAGTGAAAAATGGGTAGACATAGTGTACATTGGGTGAGATTGATGTACCCCCGAAAAGCATACAAGGCAGTTagcaaaagtgaaaattcaCTGAGTTAAGATTACTTCGCCATTCTACAATTCTTGCTAATGATTTTGGTGGTTTTATGATATTTTCCTGACTTATCGGCATTTGGAACGAACACCaactttcctatttatttaCTGGAATGTAAAATCATTTTAATCATCCATATCAAGCCATTTGTCCCTCACTTAAATCCCCACATGCTCTTAATTTATGTCATTGAATCTAACCCCCAAAACGATACCATTCATAACATCCTGCCCATTAATGCTTAATTTGATTGCAATTCAAATCAAGACTCCTCGTTTGTGCACCTACTTTGTCAATCCAGATCTCTCTTTCCAAACCTCATCCTCAACTATTTTACCGAATTCCACTTCTTCAAATCTCGCCTATCTAAAGAACCCAAGTTCTGGGGGCTGATCACagttttttaaaatagttaggttatttttaaaaataacgaTAAGTAGTTAggttatttttagaaatagttgCTTAATCTCAACAATTATCTAACGAAATAAAGTTGGACTTAATTgtgtatttaatttaaaacaggggttgttttgataattttctaaaatatgtGGCACGTCCATAGTGCAAATATAATACTCATATGTATTAGATTGCAAATGAATGgcttttggtatttaattcaattaatatgTCTTGATTAAGTGAAGAATGGAAGTTAGGGGTAAAACTtgtaaaatatgaatttttattaattatgtaATTCTAATAATATGAAATTATAAGAATTTAGTTATAATTTCGATGATTGGGGTGAATCTAATTAAGATGTGGTCTTAGAAATGAAATTTATACGAGTTAGATAAttgccaaaaaagtcttaaaccttttgtctttgtgccaatttagttctaaaatttttttggtgccgatttagtcttaaactttttttttacgttgtgtcaatttagtcctttccggccaattttggtcggattttatGACTGACGCCGACCGGCGACGTAGCTTTGATCGGCGCGATgaagacaacttttaataatattttaatatttttaatttttttttatttttctttatttttatttatttttcttctctcttcttcctccagtaGGGTCACTGGACCTCGGCAACAGCCGACAAGgttgaggtcaacctcgccggccacctcgctagtggccgtgAGGGCGGCCCTGTGCTAGGtgggtgaggctcaccctcaccggatctggtgaggttgagcctcgcccgacaGATCACTATCGTAGGGGAAAACCAGGCGAAAATCTGGGGCCGGAGCCGCACGACCGAGGACACCCCCAAGCTCTCGTAAAACCCTAGAGACAATGACAACGAACGGAGGGAGGAAATTTATAAGGCGAGATTGGAAACGGAGCGGGGAGAGCTAGCCTCGCACCGAGCTGGcgggcttgccctcgccggccctcaagGCTTgggcggcaaggctcgccctcacggccaccggcgaggtggccggcgaggttgaccttAGCCTCGTCGGCCGTTGTCTCTAGCTGGTTACTAAGGTCCGGcaaccggctggaggaagaagagggaagaaaaaaagaaaaaaaaattctaaaatattaaaatattattgaaagttGTCTACGTCAGCGCCGATCAACTCATGTCAGCCGGCTAGCATCCAGTCAgtaaaatccggtcaaaatcggctagaaatgactgaattggcacaacgtaaaaatgtttatgactaaatcagcacaaagacaaaaggtttatgacttttttgacacttttcctgTTAATTAAGTCATTGAAGATTTGTTTGTAAAGGTTAAATAAACCTAAATGACAAATACACTCTCTTCCTTTACAAAGAAACTTTAAACGCAACGGCTAGTGAGTGCGAGCCGCCCGATTCGATCCCGGTGGAATGGTCGCGTTCCTTCCAAACCTAGAGGCCCCTTTCCAACAGCTACCTCCGCATGTGCTTTCAAAAAAAAGGGATTCccttaatatatttttttggggttggGAGGTGGTTTAGGGTGCACATGGCaacatttctattttggaaaactatttcttttcagaaatagttttttttttttttctatttcagctccggggaacaatttctaagtaaaataaggtagttggtaattatataaagtttctattcttggaatagaaaaagaatagaaatgcgtttcgtaaaaatttataaatttttgtatttatttattttttcttcttattcacgGACCATCGACCACCGACCATCGACCGTCGACCACCGCCACATGACTGCTGCACAatcgtcgcacgaccgccgcacaacCGCCAACCGTTGCCGCCAACCACCACCGCAGGAGGGGGCAGTGGCCGATGAGCCGTGGGCGGCGGTCCTTCAACAATGACGGTCGGTAGTTGTAAGACAGTAGGCAGCGATCGTGTGGCGATTGGCAATGGCAAGCTGCTGGCGAACGGTGGCGGTCGGCCGCCGGTGGCCTATGAGTGACGGCTAGTGGGCTATGAGTAGCAGTAACTGTCGCCGGCGGTCAACTACTAACGATGGTCGCGGGCGACAAGAGGTGGCCGACGGTTGGTAGGCAACCGGCGGTGGCCGCAACaacaaagaagaacaaaagaaaaatataaaagaaaaaaaaacttatatctagaaattattctcggaaacaaaaagttactttttttttttgttttttgtttttgttcaaaatctattctctAGCCACTTTTTaattccggggaatagaaaaataaattggtattatcaaacatatttatattccttttttgttccgaggaaaaaaaaagaacataaatttgaataaatataaACGTTACCATATAGGCCCTTAGTCTTATATCTTAATTTCACTTTAGGGTTGAAATAAAGGATGGGATGAGAAAACCTAAATATAAACGTTACCATATAGGCCCTTAGTCTTATATCTTAATTTCACTTTAGGGTTGAAATAAAGGATGGGATGAGAAAACGGggtttttttcgtttttttttttaatgcctgGTCCACGTTTCTAGATGTAGGCTTTCAATTAATGTTGGGGAAATACAAGGCCTCCTAAGGGGTAGGGGGCGGTTGTCGATTGGGCATTGAGTATGGCAATGACACGGGCATGTGATTTTATCACTCATGAGCTTTCATGTCAGTGATGCCATGTCATGGATATCTTTGCCACGGCCTATTCACTAGAGGGTGAACTCACTCATATGAGTATGTGTAGAAGACTCAGAAAAAAGATAGAAGTTATACCATCTAAAACATGTCTTCACAAGGTTAAGAGGACATAAATTCATGTGGTTCACATACGAGATGATATGACTTGTGTAACCTGATAGGATTTTAGTAGCCTAATATGAGAATGAATATTGAATAGCCATCATTTTACAGTTTGTACAATGGTGTATGTATGTGATGTAGGACACCCATAATAGATGGGTTTGAGGTATGGCAAAGAGTGTTTATGAGTGATAATGACAATATCTCGTTAGTTGAAATGAGTCCTGACCAATAACGAGTAGGGATTAAGTATTTACCTATATTAGGGAGCTACTATGAGGTATTCGTGCATCAtgcaattatttcatttttattacgtTTCTTTATGTGTATTTgagtgttattttttttttttttggttagaaatgTCTAGTGTTAAATTGAATGTCCacttattttatcaatttttattcattGCACTCATAACTATAATCATTCATCCATGACACAGAGTATAATATGTTAGATAAACCTATATTAGTTAATTTCCCTATTAAAAATCACATTCGTGCTAGGTAGATCTCCTATTTTGGATGTTGAACTTTGATTTACTGAGCTTAAATCCATTCCAAAATAGTTTACACATTAGTCAAGTTTGGAGCGAAAGGATATTTAGATTGGCATTTTGGAAAGAACTAAATAAGAGTGCAGCAAAAGTAAGATTATATGTTCGGTCAGTACTAGAACTTTTGATTATGTATAGTAATAATAAAAACTGCGTAAATCATTTGAGGctcaattatttattaatttgagtTTCAATTTGGGTGGAAAATTTAGGTTGTGACTTGATCACCAAGTAGCATAGAAATGAAACCTCTTGGGGGCAAATGTAAAACAAAATCGCTAGCCAATTTACATCAGAATTTCCTTATTTATACACATGTAAAAATCTTATACTATCAAAATGTCAAAATAGATCTCGCACATGAAAAATAAGATTCTTTGCAAAAGAAGTCTACTTGGATTATTTATAACGCACTTGAAGAAAACAACAATTTTGCTTGAAAAATTTCCATTGCCATAAGTATATTTATACGCATGTACGCGATGCATACGATACATTGAGAGCTACCACTTCCAaaacttttcttgttttatttttttcccctgaaATCCGCAAAATTTTTAATCCCAGGCCGGTCCGTGAGTACGCAGTTTAACGTGGAGTCCAGTCTTCAATGATCTGACCAGTCACCATGGTCAAACTGACAACAGAGAATTTCTTTTGGTGACAAAACTGACAATGGAGATTAATCATATGGTCGtttttgcaatttcttcattttttttttctgctgaGGGAACACAGTACGACGTTACTCTCTAATTAATTGTTCCATTTGAATGTTTAGGTACGGTCGAATATTCATGGATGAACttgtcatataaaaaaaaaaaaaacccatcgAAGAGCATAAAATAAATCTCAAcactcaaattttgaaaagttattcaaaaagtcctaaacttattctatttttttcaatttaatcataaccTTCAAGTATgttaattgaattataaatcttttcactttttatcaattgagttcatatggtcaatttgattagaaatcacCTACATAGACACCAACTTTCTTATGTGACGCAATTGGCGATaacatgaacattttttaagaatttttatatttttttatctctcctaaatttttggggttttttttttctttggccttaGGCTAGTGATGGTCACCGACCAACCCTTGTCAACCACAGGAGGGCCGAGACACCCTCGCCACCCAAAGCATGAGTGTTATGGCCCTTGCCTAGGGTAGCGATGGCATCAAGCAAGGTGAGGGCCACGACGCCCTCGCCTAGTGCCAATAAAGGTTGTTGGCCCAAATccaagaaaagataaagaaaagaaaagaaaaacaaaaaattataaaaaatttgaaaaatattaaaatattattacaaaattcACATTAGTGCCGGCCGTGTCACATATAATGATTGAACATAGCCGgtgttcacatcagcaatttccgaccaaaattagccaaataaacttaattagtaaaaggtaaaaagatttagaaatcaattggtataattgaaaattttagaatttaaaactgaattaataaaaatgcaatagatttaagactttttggataattttcctctCAAATTATTAGTTTTTCTCTCTTGCCTAACCCCTTTTCCTTACCCTTTTTTCGAATATGAAAAAGggtgaaaatcttttttttttccttttactgcATGGCCTATTAATATTAAGTGACACTATAGATCAAAACAACTCACATAAATATTGACTAATTTCCAGGGCCAATTTTGTCTGATAGGGTGAGATTGAAATGGTCGATTTCCATATCCAAACTTGACTTGAATATAACAAGTTcacttttttaagaaaatgcatGTTGATACCATAAGAACAATTtatgtttactttttttttgttttcaaaaaaggTCTCCTTTCCTTAAACCTTCATTACAAGAGATGGTCCCAAAGAATTGAAAGAGGATTAGTAGTATAACTACaagagagatttttctttttgtgagcCCTAGCAATCCAATCCACCACTTAATTTGCTTCTCTTTTATAGTGGTTATTTGAAATTACTTAAAACGGACCTTTAATTTCTTGCATTCGATGATAACTATAAACGGGCCACCTCCCACGAGCACAGATTGTAATCTTTGAGTGGGCTTATACTTTTAGCTAGCCTAACTCCAAAGTAAAGAAGAGTTCGAATTTAGCTGAAAAAACAAAGTGTTTTCAAACAAGCAAGGGTTTCAATCTGCTCAACTGGACTTGCTTGGACTTGCATCGCGAAACCACGTACACTACACTCCCAGTTTCATCCCCGGCGACACTTCCCACGATCTGCCTGTCCATTAGAGGCCCATCAACGTTGATCTTCATTCGGTGGGTTCCAAATCTCAGGTAAGAGTTCCTGCTGCTGGGAGCTACTGTACTtataaatattgtaattttttttttattttatttgggtcTGTAAGCTATTGTGCTTTGAACGAAATAATTATCTTGAGTAATATAATTAGTCTGGTGAGGTTTTGAGGCACCGGCAAcgaaatctcaaatttgaagatcTAATTAAGTATTATCTCAAATTTGTCTTAAATCctatttagtttattttttattagactCCAGACTCATTCAACACATGAAAGCTGATAACAATCTTATTGAGCGTCAAGGGATAAAATTCCAATTAACTCAGCTACCCATCATATATCCCAATTTAATATTCCCTAAGCTGATCGGTTTCAGGGTAAGCCTATCTCTAAACCTATAACTACCGGttccaaatttgaaattagaaaccggctcactttttattttgttaaaaaaaaaattatgctcttgtaagaaaaaaaaaaaaaaatagaagtggCTGCACCATTTCGCTGCAAACACATATGTTGGCTACAaaaagcatttctttttttctttacaaaagaAGCTTTAAAATCGGTTCAACTTGAGAGCCGAACCAATAGAATCGGCTCAGATTAGTTCCCAGGTAGAATTGGCGGTTCCGACCTTTGAACTAATTCTGGGTTTGCATGACCAAAAACTGGATTGGTCTGATCCATTTTCCAAATTGAACTGGACGTGATGCTCTATCATATCGTTCACAATGAAAACAATTATAATGTCAACGGCACTTCCTCTCAAGATCCTTCTAGTTGCAATAACAAAGGTATAAAAACACACAGATACACGCGCACGTGACTCAATATGGATCTTGAAAGCACCACATCTAGAGTTTTTGTATGACATCaataaaaatagtttcttgaggttattagccaatttttccGTCTTCTTCCAATTCGTCAATTATTCGAAAAACTATTCCTTTTTAAGATTAATTACCAAGTCAGTCTTAATCTATAATGCGGATAGCATTTAGTTTATACTTTAtgattttatcaatataatgATAAACCTTTGAGTGAAATTTTAACGTAACCATTTTAATTAATTGCTGCTAGAAACCACAAACACGACGCCAAATCATTGTTGGCCAGCCTGCACGCACACTAACCTAGATATGTCCTACGTGAATCACCACGTCGGCAATTTCCAACGATAATTGATCTAAATAACTAGGATGGATTTTCATGCAAATGTTAAAGATTTACGGTGGCAATTGGAAAGttcaaaactaaattggcatatgtacaataggtttatgactaaattgatgcTTTTTTCATTAATTCTTACACTTGTTAATTAACAACTTCATGACATTGAACTTTTCTGCCTTACCCATATTTAAATTAGTTGCATATGACAAATGCCgtgcttttatttttagtttttttgttcATCAAAGCCCGAGACTCGTTAAACTCAACAACACATTCGCTTTATGAAGGGAAATCAACCGCTCAAAACTGCTTGCTGCGTAGGAAAAATCTGTCTCCATTACATAGCTCCTAGCCAAGCCACAGGCAACGGAGCTTCTAAAAATAACCAACTTTTGAATTGCGTCCAAGTAAGCCGCGAAACAGAATAACTAACTTTCAAAAACCCCTTCCTATATTCAGTTTCCCGGACGCCTATCGCCTTTTGCGAATCGAATGCTCCGAAATTCCCGGCAAAGCATTGCGCGCATCGAAAAGACACGAACACCGAATCGGTCGAACTCGAAAAGAGGAAGGATTTCGATGCAAGAATTAGGTTTAGGGTTTGGTTTCTGCGTTATCGATCCCTCTCTTCTCCTCGATCCTTCTCCATCTGGATTCTCGATCGCGTTCGGTTAGTAACAAGGGCGAAAGGACGCGATCCCGATTTCGCCATTCGATAATTGGAGCCGCGAAGTCTTTAGAGAGGAAGCGTCCGGGGCTCGACATGTATTGATTTGGGAATGGTAATGGATGGAGAGAGATTGGGAGGCGAGGCTGGAGGAGAGGCCGTGGAGGAAGAGAATGCCCCCGACGAGTCGGTGTCCCCTGACGAGACCAACGTGCTCCAAGAGATTGTGGCTGTGATTGAGTCCGCGGCACAGCTCGGGGATTACCGCCGGACTCAGAGGAAAGAATGTTACAGCCTCGTGAGGCGACTGAAGCTCTTGTTGCCTCTCGTTGAAGAGATCCGAGATCACGACGAGCCAATCTCGGAGACCGGCATCAAGGCCCTTTGGAACGTGAAGAAGGCGACCAGTTTGGCGAAGAAGCTCTTGAAAATATGCAATGAAGGGAGCAAAATTTACCTGGTTAGAGAAATTTGATTGTATGAAACTTGAGGCTAGTTGGCAATACACGAATCGAATCTTAGGGCTTTCGTCTTATGAAATCGCGCCGTTGGTTTCAGGCATTGGAGAGCGAGGCGGTCAAGGTtaaatttcaaaaggtttacGAAAGATTGACGCGAGCTCTTGACGCTTTGCCATATGATCGGCTCGGGATCTCCGATGAAGTTAATGAACAGGTATTATCTCTTGATTCTGACCAAAATGCTGTTCTTGATGCCTCTAATCGGTCCTCTGGGTACCCAGTAACGCAAGCTATCATCGTCCTTCGGTAGGTGTTTGCTCAGTTTATCTTTTGAAATTCGATGATTAAGTCATCGCGCAGTCGTTTATCGTGGGACACATATTTTATCAGATGCAGTTGATGATCATGCAACTTAGAAGGGCAAAGAGAAGAACGGATACGCAAGACATCGAGCTCGCAATGGATTTGATGGTCGTGTTCTCCAAAAATGAAGACCGCAACTTAGACAGTGCGATCTTTGAAAGGCTTGCGAAGAAGCTGGATCTGCACGCTCCGAAGGACCTGAAGAACGAGACTCTAGCCGTGAGGAAGCTCGTCAAAGAGAGGGGGGGCCCGACCACGGAGAGCATCCAGCAAATCATCGATCTCCTAaacaagttcaagcaaacggCGGGCGTCGAAGTCACCAACATCCTTGAGGAACCGACCATGCCTTACAAGATGCTCGAGAAATTGCCATCCTTGGTGATCCCTCACGAGTTCCTCTGTCCGATCACGCTTGAGATCATGACCGATCCCGTCATTGTTGCCTCCGGACAGGTGAGTCTTTGATGGGCTAAACCGAAGCACCCTTCTTCATTGGAATAGTGTCAATCCAAGTGTCCACTTCGAGATTGCGCATATGAGTACACAAGATGTAACTGAGGCCGCATTTTTTAGCAGATTTTTAAGTTTAAAAGTTGCAATCCCCTTGATTTCAGATGAGCATGGCATATATTGATAATTGAAGATCGATACATTACTTAATATCTAGCACTAAATTCTGGCTTGATTTCCATCAGACCTACGAGAGAGAAAGCATACAAAAGTGGTTGGATTCAAATCATCGGACCTGTCCCAAAACTCGGCAAACTCTGGCTCACCTGTCTTTGGCGCCGAATTATGCCCTTAAGAACCTTATCATCCAGTGGTGCGAGAAGAACAACTTTCAGCTCCCCAAGAAACACGTCGTCTTGGAGTCCGATAACTCTGACCCCGAACAGAGAGAAGAGATTCAATCCCTGATCGAGGTCTTGTCGTTCAGCCAACTGGAGGAACAGCGGAAGGCCGTCATCAAGTTACGTATGCTCTCGAAGGAGAACCCCGAGAACCGAGTCCTAATTGCTGAATCCTCAGGAATCCCACcattagtgcatctcttatctTATCCGGACTCGAAAATCCAAGAGCATGCTGTGACAGCTCTCTTGAACCTATCTATTGATGAGGCCAACAAGAAAAGTATAGCTAACGAGGGCGCGATTCCAGCCATTATAGACATATTGCGCAAGGGGACGACCGAGGCTAGAGAGAACTCGGCAGCTTGTCTATTTAGCTTATCTATGGTTGACGAAAACAAGATCACGGTGGGATTATCTAACGGCATACCTCCTCTTGTAGAACTATTGCAGAATGGGACAATTAGAGGCAAGAAAGATGCTGCGACGGCATTGTTTAATTTGTCTCTCAACCAGATGAATAAGGACAGGGCCATCGAGGCCGGGATCGTGCCACCTTTGCTTCAATTACTCAAGGACAGGCATTTAGAGATGGTCGATGAGGCCCTATCAATCTTGTTGCTTCTTGTGTCGCATCCGACCGGGCGCCAGGAGATTGGGCAGCTCTCGTTCATCAAGACCCTAGTTGAGTTCATCAAGGACGGACTCCAAAGAACAAAGAGTGTGCAACCTCAGTTCTTCTTGAACTGGGTTCAAGCAACTCGAACTTCTTGTTGACGGCACTCCAGTTTGGCGTCTACGAGCATTTGGTTGAGATTGCAAGGAGCGGCACGAGGAGAGCCCAGAGGAAGGCAGCTTCAGTACAGCAGCTTATGAGAAAGTATGAACAAATTCCTTGAAGTGTCGAAATTTGATATTCCGGTTCTGCAAACATTCTTTCTTACCCTGTTAGGATCGAAATTAGCGTTCAGATTGAGTGGGACTTGAGAGGAAGATGGTGCTCACTAGTATGAGCAAGCGAATGCATATGATTGTCGTTATATTTGCTAACCGGAAACCACGTACATTATCTATCAGCAGTACCCTTTCTGACTATCGGATGTGTTGCCAAATCCTAAGCCTTTGCTTTCTTCCGTAAATCTGTTCTTCAAATAGTTTCATTTCTGATCATTTTTGTCAACTATGCTTCAATTTCGGTGGTGACACCAGTCTTGCGTTGCACA
The window above is part of the Eucalyptus grandis isolate ANBG69807.140 chromosome 6, ASM1654582v1, whole genome shotgun sequence genome. Proteins encoded here:
- the LOC104448927 gene encoding LOW QUALITY PROTEIN: U-box domain-containing protein 15 (The sequence of the model RefSeq protein was modified relative to this genomic sequence to represent the inferred CDS: inserted 1 base in 1 codon) translates to MDGERLGGEAGGEAVEEENAPDESVSPDETNVLQEIVAVIESAAQLGDYRRTQRKECYSLVRRLKLLLPLVEEIRDHDEPISETGIKALWNVKKATSLAKKLLKICNEGSKIYLALESEAVKVKFQKVYERLTRALDALPYDRLGISDEVNEQMQLMIMQLRRAKRRTDTQDIELAMDLMVVFSKNEDRNLDSAIFERLAKKLDLHAPKDLKNETLAVRKLVKERGGPTTESIQQIIDLLNKFKQTAGVEVTNILEEPTMPYKMLEKLPSLVIPHEFLCPITLEIMTDPVIVASGQTYERESIQKWLDSNHRTCPKTRQTLAHLSLAPNYALKNLIIQWCEKNNFQLPKKHVVLESDNSDPEQREEIQSLIEVLSFSQLEEQRKAVIKLRMLSKENPENRVLIAESSGIPPLVHLLSYPDSKIQEHAVTALLNLSIDEANKKSIANEGAIPAIIDILRKGTTEARENSAACLFSLSMVDENKITVGLSNGIPPLVELLQNGTIRGKKDAATALFNLSLNQMNKDRAIEAGIVPPLLQLLKDRHLEMVDEALSILLLLVSHPTGRQEIGQLSFIKTLVEFIKDGXPKNKECATSVLLELGSSNSNFLLTALQFGVYEHLVEIARSGTRRAQRKAASVQQLMRKYEQIP